ATCCGGGCAATGCCTGCGGCCGTCCGAATCGCCCCGCAACGCCCGGTGGGCCTGCGCAACACAAAGCCCCGACCGCGAGGGGCGGTCGGGGCCTGCTTCAGATTCTGGAATCGGCACTCACGAACCCGTGGGCACGGAGTCAGTCGCCTCCGTCCACAGATCCTGCTCGGCGCGATCCGCCTGGATCTGGCGGTACACGAGGAGCCCGCCGATGGCGGCCAGTGCGACCAGGAGCAGCTTCTTCACCGCGCGACCTCGTCTTTCCTTGACGTAGGGGACCTCTGGCGCCCGACTATACACACCGGCCGATATCGATCGGTGACCTGCGCCGGAGCCCAACTCCCGCCTCCGGCAGCGCAATAGGCCAGGTCCGACGCCGTTCCGATCGGAGGGTGATCACACCCCCACGGACGGTTACTTTGCTCCCTCTTCGCTCAGCTGAGCAGGTTTTGGGGGCTTTCCAGGCCTCTTGCCGCCATCCGGGTGGTGTTCATCGGAACATCGACGCGCCACGAGCGTCGGTCCACCACTTCGCGGCCCACATACACATCATGAGCAAAGTACGCAAATCGCCCAACCCGAAAGTGAGGGGCCATGACCAAGAACAAGGTCATGACGCTGTGGACCGCCATCGTCACCGCCTTCTTCGCACTGTGCACCGCGCTCGGAATCGTCACCGCCACGACCGCCACGACCGCGGCGGCCGCCCCCAGCACCGAGGGCCCCCGCACCGGTACCGCGTTGAAGACCATCCCGGCGATCCCGGCCCAACGCCACTGGTCCTGGCCCCGCACCACGGCTCTGCCCCCCACGATGAAACAGCGCATCCGGGCCGAGGCCCACGGCAAGTCGCCCCGTTGCCGGCACCGTCCCCTCGCCGAGACCGAGACGGAGGACCTGATCACCGGAGAGTCCTCGACGGCCAGGCTCGACTGCTGACCTCGCACCCCACGCAGTACCGCAACGTCTCGACCACACGGCGACTTGCGTACGCAACAGTCGACACGGAAAGACCCCCGGCCGGGTTCGGCCGGGGGTCTCGCGCTGTTCCGGCTCCCGGGACGATCGACCGTGGCCCAAGGAACCGCGGCCGACGCGACCGCGGCCGACACACCCCGGGCGCGTCCCGCGCGTCCGAGGCTCTCCGGAAAGGGGTGAGTGCCGCCGTGACCCGGCGCGTCACCGTTGTCACCGCTGTCCACGGCCCCTCCGCGCGTTTCCTTCCGGACGCGTACGCCTCCCTGTGCGAGCAGCGGCTTCCCGGTGGCTGGGACTGGGAGTGGCTGATCCAGCAGGACGGTACGACGGACGAGGTCCGCCCGTACGTCCCGGACGACGCGCGTGTGAGCTTCGGCCAGGGCCGGCCGGGCGGTCCCGGGGTGGCCCGCACGATCGCACTGGCCCGCGCCAAGGGCGCGTACGTGAAGGTCCTGGACGCCGACGACCGGCTCACGCCAGGCGCGCTGGCCCGCGACGTGGCCGTGCTGGAGGCAGACCCGACCGTAAGCTGGACCACCTCCCAGGCCCTCGACCTGCTGCCGGACGGCACGACGGCCGGTTTTCCCGGCAACCCTGACGACGGCCCGCTCGAACGCGGTGCCGTACTCGACCACTGGAAGCGGAACGACTTCCGGGCCCCCGTCCATCCGGCGACCCTGTGTGTCCGGCGCGAGCTGCTCATGGCGCTCGGCGGCTGGATGGCGCTGCCGGCGTCCGAGGACACCGGGCTGCTGCTGGCGCTGGACGCGGTCGGCCACGGCTGGTTCTCGGCGGAGGCCGGCCTGCTCCATCGCAAGTGGCAGGGC
This genomic interval from Streptomyces sp. NBC_00557 contains the following:
- a CDS encoding DLW-39 family protein — its product is MKKLLLVALAAIGGLLVYRQIQADRAEQDLWTEATDSVPTGS
- a CDS encoding DUF6344 domain-containing protein translates to MTKNKVMTLWTAIVTAFFALCTALGIVTATTATTAAAAPSTEGPRTGTALKTIPAIPAQRHWSWPRTTALPPTMKQRIRAEAHGKSPRCRHRPLAETETEDLITGESSTARLDC
- a CDS encoding glycosyltransferase family 2 protein codes for the protein MTRRVTVVTAVHGPSARFLPDAYASLCEQRLPGGWDWEWLIQQDGTTDEVRPYVPDDARVSFGQGRPGGPGVARTIALARAKGAYVKVLDADDRLTPGALARDVAVLEADPTVSWTTSQALDLLPDGTTAGFPGNPDDGPLERGAVLDHWKRNDFRAPVHPATLCVRRELLMALGGWMALPASEDTGLLLALDAVGHGWFSAEAGLLHRKWQGQVTGQASHVDPVERAARMTVAEARARALAASRWTYPAAPADPAATR